ataagtatacagctataactcaagttacaaatagataaaactgttatagttagtttttatctttaataatGGAGCCCAACATGATAATTATAGGAATATGAAAATGCTACCTttttcttaaaaagaaaaaaaaaacgaaaagtgaaatatattttttaaggaaaggaaaatagaaaaattaaataaaagatttgTAGCTCATACCTTGAGCTGAGCCAAAGCAAGAGGAGTCTCGGTGAGGAACTTAACGGCAAGAGTCATTATAGTAGAGGTGGTTTCGTAGCCAGCAACGAGAAGAGCCACCAAGAAATCTACTATTTCCTCGTCGGAGAAGCCGCCGTCATCGGCGGAGAGAAGAGCTCCTAACATGTCcttttttctctctcctccctcacttcctcttcttctttgtCTCACTATCAAGCTCAAAGCCTCTGCCACCTTAGTTCTAGCCtgcatatttttaaaataataataataataaataataataatcataaaatatcttttctgagaaaaatgaaaaatctaCGAAAATAAAAGGATTATTTAAAGAATATTGAACTTTACAATGGAATGTTTCccattttaacaaaaaaaaaaaacaaagaaagaaaatgtcATTTTCTATAGTAAAATTATTATGTtgattctttttttcctttccctttcttggcaaacaaacaacaaaaattagaaaagaaaataaaatttcttttacttTGATGGCTCTCCTATATGTAGTAGAGAAGATTGGCAAAGGCAAAGTGAAAAATCCTtcaacaacaagcatatactctTTCCTTAAACTCTCTGTCCATTCTCCTGGATCAAAACTCATCAGCTGCTTCATGCTTAACTCAAACGTTATCTGCATCCAAAtcccaaaaaaaaatttaaaataaaataaaataattaatatattcgacaaaaaaaaatattaattttctcgTTTGAAAGTGACCAAGATGAATATGTGACACACACTAGAAAATGACATATTGCTGAACAGTATATGATTAGTTGCCTGCATGCAAATAACTCGGACGATCCACCACCGAGTCAACTCACTGTATGATtggaatattatattaatattccaATCAAATTTCCACATATGTAATATCATAGGTACCTTCTTGGCTTCTTCCATGAGAAAAACCCGGTCGGTCCAGGAATCCAAGTTGAATCGAACCAACCTGTCTATATCAACCAAAAGCTGGTCTCTGATAATGGATGAATTAGCAAAACTCATGGTTAAAGAATGCAATCTTTTATGGCGGCTTCCCTTCATAAGCAACAAAGAATGTTTTCCAAGCAAGTTGGATATAGAACTTGGATAGCTAGATTCAAACAACTTCCCTTCATTTTGAAGGATGAACCGGTTCGTATCCGGGTCAACAGAGAAAACCGTCGGTTCGCCAAAAACATGGGTGGTAAACAACGAACCAAACCGGTTCACACGTTCATCAATGAAGGGTTCTGGGTTTTCAGTCTTGTATGCAGATATCAACTGCAGAGTCTCTCCGAGAAAGGGAAGACCCAGGTTCCCTGGCGGCAAACGAAGCCGCCGGCGATGTGATGTGCGGTGAATGATAAAGACGAGAGAAGAAAGAGAAACCCAGAAGAGTAGAGAGAAGAGAAGTGCCATAATAGAGAAGAAAGTGTTGCAGGTTAAAGTTTCAGAGAAGAGTAAAGAAGACATTAATGGAGGGAAGATAGAGCACATGAGAGGTATCTCATAAGTATCTTTGAGAGAGAAGAGGATGTAGAAGAGAATTAATCTCGGATACTTTGAAAGCTTTTCCTTccttgtgtatatatatatatatatatataagtagaCTGCCATTATGTCTCCCCATTTGTCTTAGTTGTATCCAATTTAATTTTCTTGTGATCATATGAGATATAGAGAATAGGTTTACAATATAATTATAGTAGAGTGTAAATTTAAACGAAGTGTAAGAccgtttttatttttaataattttttgttataatgccattgctttttattatttaaatttgtacGTACAAACATATTTTCTATGTGTGTGAATATGGCTGTGGAAGTGATGAGACTACTATCATTTTTAACATCAcattattgaattaaattatttttaaatataaatttgtgATCAATTCGATCTATCATATGTGTGAATCAAGATTCGAAATGTTAAATCGATCTGCTAAAACAGAGATTAATGAACTTTAAACTTGCACTGTTTATTTGAATCCAGCCTCGTTAAGGAAAAATAGAAGTGGGAAATAAAtttggtttttgctttgtagTTGTCTTTTTGCAAAGAGGGTGACCCCTAAAAATCACTAAAATGCTTTGCTTTCTATTGTCATTATTGACTTAAATTATGATTAGCAAATAGAAAATTAAGTTCATCCAACCAACCTCTTCCAGACAATATAAGTGTGTATGAGGTCCCACAAATGAAACTTCCAAGTGATAATGAACCATCCACGTGGCAAAAAAAACAATGATGAGAGGAGTATGATGCAATGATAAGGTTTGATTTAATATATTAGGTCATGATCCCATGTTCATCCACATGGTCTCCATAAGGGACATTAAGCCCTCCACCCACTAGACACCCCATCAAAATTTTGCTTTATTACATCTCTTTTGCCacctcattttttttaaaagttcatTCATATTCTAGAATCTTTGtagttaaaatttaacattaattttttttataaaattataaccatttgtaaaaaataatgtttaattaaatgaaatcaaaatttaatctctatatatttattttatatatttttttgaaccCAGTCAATTAGTGGGGGATGAAGCTTGCTTTTGATGGGAGAATCACTGCATGTGATTGACGCCTATCTCATCAACTTAATTCCTTTTATTAGACAAATCTTATTTTCTacattattctcattattaatttaaattgacaTCGTTCTCTCCATTAAATATTTCACATAATTAAAtggtaaattttaatttataaaattaataattaatttcagaGTTATTTTCACAATTTATATGGCAATTTAAAATTGActcctttaaaatattttaattaatgaaaaatattatagaaaattaaaaaaataattaatataagattttaatattttaatttaatttagagagatttataatttaatatataaatattgttaTTGTTAATAAATCAATCCTAcattttttaaatctattaaaatatttttatttttttctatcaatAAAATAAGTTGTTCCATCTATTTATacagttaaaaatataataaaaaattaaattactctctatcttcttctcctccttctccttcgtGGAGAgattatttcgttgacagaaaaaaataataatgacgttttaataaatcTGAAAAAAGATAacgacgttttaataaatttaaaataaataaaaatattttaataaattttaaaaaatatagagattgacttattaataatgtcaatatgtagaaattaaataagagattttatttgaaagtaaaattgagttttaaattttttttattttttatttatttttaattaaaaaagatgaaaaagattatttagatttttaaaaatgtaaaatttaatttattatttagatattaaatagtaaatgtttgtttaatttatatatcattCACGTTGATGTGAAACCATTTGAAATATCAAATATCTAATTTTTTTGTAGTGATGATGTCAATAACAAAATCAAcagaattaataatttaatgtgacttaaaattaatatgataaatttactaattaattcatATCAAATTATGATAAATCCTATCTGAAAACACAGTAAATCTTATTtaagttataatttattaaatcttatataaaaaaaatcaataatataaattaaatatttatattaaactgttgtatttattattcaaaattgaTTATACATTTTGATGAattcattataaatatttaattgataattaGATTTCGTTTTGTATAATATTAAactcatattaaatatattaattaacatattaattttgtaaatatcattataaatatttgattttagaaattattaaattaatttttatcatgCATCGAACACGTatttttgatatatttataattaaactaatttttaaaaatagaggaTTATGTGCATTTTATCGAGAAAAAGGGACAAAGAAGAGACAGAGTAGTCAAGTCAACTGGACGGTGAGGCTGAGGCACGACCACAGAGAAGCACACGTGTGAGATGAAAATGGTGAGAAGTACTGGCGAGTGTTATTTCCAATATTATCCAAGAGAAGACGCTGAGTAGACACGAATGGCTTTTTTGGAGATTCCACGTgtgattctttttattttccagACACTGACTCTGACGATGAAAGAAAattcacaaaaatttaattttctttacaaatattaaataataaattatctcGATGACACAGCTTGACGGGAACGTATTGGTTTCAGTCTAATTTCAAGGTTGAAATCGATCATTTTAAtggtaatttataatatattttattacatctcacgtgaatttaaaataaaataatatatttttataaaaatattaaacattttttaaatgaaaactatttataaatttttattgtatttatctttaattttaattatatgtatattaatttccaattgaatcaaactcaattattACAAATCAAAGCGTAAATGCTATATTTTcatatatgatattatttttgataatttgaattttgaaagaattttataaattaaagtatGACGCACTGTTTTAACGCGCAAATGACTTTAATAAAATTCCAAAATCATTATGAGGAGAAAAGGGATTGAAGGCAAGCCATAAATTCTTAGGCAATGATTATACAATGTTCgacatatatattaatattatgtattaaaattaaattaatcttaaaaaaataataatgaattattaacatcattttacaaaaaaGCAACAGAAAATTAAGAACAACCTTATTGGTTTCATGTAGGAATTGAGTGGCATAAGATGTTACCTGCGACCAATGTGACCCATTATTTTTCACTTTCTCTCTACATGTTTCAACATTACTCACCTGAATTATTTTTAATGCTATCAAATCATCTCATTCTTATTATTCCtcctatttaataatttttttattttttattttaattattctaaaattattattatttttttattttaaactataataacataaaaattaaccGTAAACTGCAAGATTAAGGATGGTAGGCGGGCGAGTTTTCATGAGTATCCGATCCGCCCAAACCCTATTAGAACGAATTTAGATttttacaaaacggatttgggcggattcagatttgaaaaattttacccgtctcggattcgggtagagttcgggattaggtgatcggatacccgttacccgaacccgattaactatgctaacaaaactaaccctaatccctaattaattttttcattttactctgCTTTCCTCTCTCCGTCTGCGTCTCTCTCCCTCGCTTCCCATAGTTCTCAGGGCCTCTCCTCAGTCAgtgatatctccttctctctctagaGGCGACATCTCCGACTTCCCAATTgaagacaactcttccctctgCCCGGTCGGCATCGGGGATATCTCAttctctctccccagtcggGTGAAATCTACTCTTTTCGATTTACCCTTCTCTCCCCTGCACTTCACTGACGCTAGAGACAACCCCCTTCCTCTTCTCAATCGGCGACATATGCTTTGATTGAAACTCTCTTCAGGTTTCAAGatcttttatgtgcatgtttttaaaaaaattaaaaatttatggactattaatctgattatttgaatatgttaaaaaatttaattatttgctatttaattaatgtaataacgttgatttttagaatttatggacaattaatctgattatttaattataaatcattatttgctGGGTTGCTGAGTTGTTCGTTTTTGTCATTGAACATTTTTCCTTTTACAGGGTTGTGCAACTGTTAGGTTGTTTATTTGGTAGTTTTTgtcattaaattgaattaaaaaaattatttattgggTTGCTAAGTTGCTGATTCTTGTCATTGAACATTTCTCCTCCTATTACTGGTTTGCTCCTCCTACTGTTGGTTTGCTAGGTTGTGCAACTGTTAGAtagtttatttgataatttttattattgaattgaattaaaaaatttatttgctgagttaCAACTATTAGTTAGTTTATTTGGTAGTTTTtatcattgaattgaatttaaaaaatcgtGTTCGGATATTGTGCGGGTATTGTTAAATGGGTTTGAGACGGATTCCAAAATTGTATATATAATCGGATTTGAATCTGGGTACTCTCAAGGTACTCTCAATTTTGCGGGTATCCTACCCATTTACATCCCTAGACATCAATGGTTTAGATTTTTCGGACTCTTCATCACCATCATCATCGTCAAAACTCGGCTGAGCAAGAAATAAAAGTAAGTTTCTTTTTTCCATCCCTTTTtctaaagaaaaagaataacacTGCAGCATTTGATTCTCAAGAAAGATATCTTTGGAAATTAAATTTACCTGTTTCTCATTGTAGGCTGAAATAAGCTCTTCATATTCTGATCTCCTTTTGGCTGCTTTGGCTTCATAAGGAGCTTTCTCCTGCCATATCCGAGCAGAAGAGAGAAATTCAATGACTTTCTGCATCCAATTCAAATTCAATCTGTAGAAaatagatataaataaatattcagtACTTACTGCATCAGAGAAAGCTTTCCATTTCTCTCCTCCAGCTTTCCTCACCTTCAATCACATGATCAAGATCACCTATCCTGTAGAGGCTTTAAAGTTTCCTTGTTGTCCTTCCTGGGTGCccccttgcccttggcaacttTCATGGCTAGAAGCTAGAAAAGAACAAATTAATCAAACTGTCAGGTTTAGAAAAACACAACAGTGTGTGAGATCTCAAGTTGGAATCTgaaaaattaatcataaaatcaGATAAAGATGATGAGAGAAAGAGGATCAAAGAAGTGGAGAGATTCAAGAAGAACTCtaactaagaaaaaaaaaaaagaaaaaaatcggCCCAAATCAGAGCTTGTCTCAGGCGAGAAAAGcagaggcagaggcagaggcagaAGCAGAAACAGAAAGAGAGGAACAGAGCAAGGCAAAGTAGCAGCAGAGATGAATACAGAGAGGCAGAGATGAAGAGGAGATATTGGAAGTGGGGACAGGAATGGACACGTGGAGAGATTTAGGACAACGTGACATCGACAAAAATGATTTGTCTGGCAGTGATGGAGTTACCTGGAGAGGATCTAAGCTTCCTCCCTTTATGGATTTTGATTGGTTCATGTGATGCCCTGTCTTGGTCAAAACCAGAGCATGAGCTTACGTCAGCTCACGTGGTCTCGACTCCTAAAAGAAAGaatgttttgaaaattttaaatacatggcattaaaaattaaatttaaaaagaaaatttacgtGCAAAGGAATATAAATTTTGGGACATTCAATTAATTGCTTCGGAACATTTAGTTGCAAtattattaaatgaaaaaaaatataaatataaatataatattttttgataaaaaatatatatttatatattttgagtctataaaaattagattaatttaaaattttacctaATTAAATTCATAACAAGAACTAAAATTTGCAATTTTTTGACGAAATAGTATTAAATGGATTTATATAGAATTTATGTGCCATCTCATTAATTTTACCGATGGATGGAAAATCTTATAtcacttttaataatttttaaaatatgaaaaaaatactatacaattttattaatttttattttaaaatttatcatttaatttatgttaaaatacTATACCAaatcattaataaatattattataaaaatcatatgacgacaaattgaataaaaaatattaaagtggAAAATCGATAAatcttttagatatttttatatattttcactttaaagatattaataaataattatgttttaattattatatcagTATTTTATGGTAATATGTGaaaattattgttttttattaataatataatattataaaatattattttaatgtaaattaaattataaattctataataaaaaattgagttAAATGTAGCTTTTTATATTTTCCCAATCATTTATATCATCATTTTCCCTTATTTCAACCTTCCCAATTATCTTatgttatttgttttattttttctagtGCTTAGCGAGGAGAGGTTGATTCTGGTTTTATCGCTGCCATCCTTTCCCATTTTTCTCGCCGGAATTGTGAAGGAATTGCTATTTTGCTGGATCTTCTTTTGAAGGCTTTGATGGTTATTTCTGATGTGAATGGTAACTATTTGCGTGATATTGATATTTTGAAACTGTACGGATACGTCCAGTGACTCACATTATCATTAACTTCTTCGACAGGATTCTACGATTTCTTTGGCGGTGGACGACTCTATCATTTGCTTGGTTCCTCTCTGTTTGCATGTTGGATGTGTTAATTTTATTGCTCCTTGTTTTGCTTCTTTATTTTACTGTTGCGGCGATTCTGCATGTTTTTCTAGTTTTAATGCTGAATCTGTGTGTAGATAGGTGTGACGGTGTTGGTGTGATTGGGTTTTATTTTGGTGTTTTGATTCTGTCTACTTTCACTTCTTCAattggtttttatttttattttttaatttaatttatttatatctattgagaacttagtatttattttttttagtggcCTTCTTTGTAATTTTTAGCCCTCGACTTTTAAATGCAGATCTAtgcattgataaaaaaaaaaaaattcaacatttCTTTTCCAAATTTATTTTTCTGGGAAAGTAATATTTCATTGAagtattttttacatttaattagatcataaaagtaaaagaaaaataaattggtATATATCACTtgatatgaaataaataattttaaattttacggaatttaatttttactgtaAACATCCGATAGAGAcctatgataaaaaaataaaattttaaaacatatgacttttaaaaatatgacaAAAACCGTAGTTTTATTATAAAgtttaatatgaaattttattatttaaagagttgattttgtattttaattattttttttaatattttgaatatttttataattttatttattaaaattttatttctattataaatactttctttaattattaaaaactccttttttaaattttattttaattttttaatttatcttttctcCCTCGtaataaaatgatattaattaaaatttttgacgaaatctaaataattttttatcatattaagtaatgtgataattttaaaataaaaaaataaatcaattattactgttaagaatttaaaatgattactttttaaaaaatattattataaataaaaataataatatttacaaaatattattataaataaaaataataatatttacatacttcttaattttttctcagcaattgatttacttttcataaacaaaaaaaaaagggaaattgGATTTTCGCAAACATGTATTATAATATCCttgtagaaattaaaatttagcatTATGTTTAGAATATTCTAATTATCAAACTTATCCAATGGAACTTGAATATTAgcctaaaatttattaaaaatttcaatcaaATTATCCTTTAAGTTGGAACTTAATTCAAGCCCAATGTCTGGCTAATTtggttaaatttaatattttagggCAACgattaattcaaaaattataatattttaaatttatttacaataGGCCACTGGTATATATATggattttattgttattttgttcaaaataaaattatcgttattttatgtaattttaaaacCTATACCATTAattttacattattattattgatttatctcttattttttattatataaattaatggtTAATATTAcaaatcttttttaaaaaaataaaaattaattaattaattttatcattttttactaaagacaaggaaaagaaataaaaaatgaagatgGAGAGAAAAATGAAAAGGACAAATACAAAAGGGAGATGACAAGAGATTGCATTATTAGTACgtaactataaaaattaaatggtgtGATTATTTAGTTaatgtaattaaattttagaaattataggGAAAAGTTACTATCAATTGTGAAATTACAATTCTAACTTCATTAAGTTATAGAAACGTGAGGATACTTTATTAAAATTGCaaaattatgttattttattttttttttcaaataatatatatatatatatattatttttactctCATCCAAACAAGACATAAggctataatttatttttcctttttcattttctttccttcTCAATATGGTAACCAAACAGAGCGTAAAGGAAACACCCCGTAGCAAAACATTGCTTGTCAGGTTCtactttataatattattaagtaAAAAATGGTCCACATTTTCTTGCAAAACATGCAACAGAAGCAAAAGCACTAGAGAAGAAAGGGGAAAAGGCAAGAGGTTAGCAATCTGCCAAACTATTCTGCAATTCATTCCCTTGTTTCTCTTTGCATCTCTCTCCTTGTTTTTTACTGgaacttttattttttgcttAAGGATCTGTTTTTGAGGAGATGGGCAAGCTGTTTGTGGTGAATCTTGAAGGGAAGATCTATAGCTGCAAGCACTGCAGAACCCATCTTGCTCTGTATGAAGATATTGTTTCAAAGGTTTGATCTTGGTTCATTTTGAACCtttgattgatttttcttttttggttggTGATTATTTAGTGGATTTTCTTTCTGGGTATTGGGAATTTGGCTGGTTTCTTCATATTTTGTTAAAGGGTGTTTGATAAGGTTGGCTGTAGATTTTGATATGTTGTCTTAAGTTAGTTCACCATAAGGGGATTTGTTTGGTAGAAATGAAGAATCGAGGGGTCAAATAATCTGATTGGATTGGATTAATCATTGTAATTAGAGGAAATTTTTCATCAGGAATATCGATTGATAGATCTGATGTTTAAAGTTCATATGGCATAACTCTCTTTTTGCTCCAACCTGGAAAATGGGAATGGATGATAactaattgaatttatttatttccaatttatttatagaaaCAATCTGAATGTTAAGAGAATCTCTATTTTGTGTAATCTTTCAtgtttacctttttttttccctcttcaTATTGAATTTATCGCTTACTGTGGTGTGTGGATATCTTCTCTTTATTTCAATGCACGAATGGAACTGAAGTGAATTCTTGTCATGGAACTGCAGCCAATTCTATTATGGAaatgatttttatgtaataataataataaagagaaaAGTGCTATCATCTTCCAACTTGTATAAAACTAGAACAGCATAATCCAAGAACAAATGCTACTACAAATGAACAATCCACATGCCAAATTTGGTTACTTTGAACTTCAAAAGGTGGAAAATAATGCACAATGTTGGCATTTTAGTAGATGGTGAGGCTGCCATGCTAAGTCTTATTTTAAACATCCTATGATTATCTTTTATGATGCCTTTGGACAAGTTCTACATTACTGTGTTGATCTCACGTGAGTCTTTGTACAAGTTATTCTTAGTTTGGCTCCAAGAGGACCAAATATTGAAAGGAAAGAAACCTAACCCGATAGCTTAGACCTTTTGTTT
This region of Manihot esculenta cultivar AM560-2 chromosome 10, M.esculenta_v8, whole genome shotgun sequence genomic DNA includes:
- the LOC122724866 gene encoding cytochrome P450 90A1-like, with amino-acid sequence MCSIFPPLMSSLLFSETLTCNTFFSIMALLFSLLFWVSLSSLVFIIHRTSHRRRLRLPPGNLGLPFLGETLQLISAYKTENPEPFIDERVNRFGSLFTTHVFGEPTVFSVDPDTNRFILQNEGKLFESSYPSSISNLLGKHSLLLMKGSRHKRLHSLTMSFANSSIIRDQLLVDIDRLVRFNLDSWTDRVFLMEEAKKITFELSMKQLMSFDPGEWTESLRKEYMLVVEGFFTLPLPIFSTTYRRAIKARTKVAEALSLIVRQRRRGSEGGERKKDMLGALLSADDGGFSDEEIVDFLVALLVAGYETTSTIMTLAVKFLTETPLALAQLKLLAMKVAKGKGAPRKDNKETLKPLQDR